A region from the Tigriopus californicus strain San Diego chromosome 9, Tcal_SD_v2.1, whole genome shotgun sequence genome encodes:
- the LOC131886278 gene encoding protein transport protein Sec24C-like isoform X1, with translation MMPPQPNGPPQYPQGPPNTMARPPGPPTNLGPLRMNAGPMGPPQMSKMGPPARPALPPMSNGQMGPAPPGPPMMNRPGLPPASAPAGGPNLGGGPAPYRPAGPPGSQAGPPPSSMGGPMPARPGVPPGQMGPPSRPGMPVMPNGAQFGPPRHGSGPPHPASQPGPMGAAPGGPPRPQMSGGQFGPPPPNGMGPPAGPPGMSGPPRPGGYPPHPSGPASGYPAASPAPGPGYPPAPQGPPGMGGYPPAPANGGYPPQPPGPGQAPGPGMNQMNPQYPGAQSPRRALDPDQMPSPIHVMEEDQNNNKGYFETREKGQTPPLVTTDFICRDFGNASPRFIRSTMYNVPATTDMMKQTGVPFGLVIAPFAPVQEGEIEPPVSDFGPTGPVRCHRCKAYMCPFMQFIDGGRRFQCVFCKATTEVPQEYFQHLDHNGQRLDHYQRPELCLGAYECLATTDYCRDSKEPNVPGIIFAIDVSYPMMKEGVVQLICRNMKRMLHNLPSDTNCDKQERPRVGFMTYDSKIHFYNINKGLSQPQQLNVGDVEDMFVPLVEGFMVKWEDSEQVIDSLMEQIPLMYGETRETETVLGPVIQAGKEAFKAANAAGKLIIFHHNLPVAEAPGKLKNRDDRKLLATEKEKTVLTPQTKFYNEVGQECVAVGCSVDLFLFNNAYIDVATLSQVSRMTGGQVFKYTYFLPEIDGERFLRDLEYNLKRPIAFDAIMRVRTSTGVRPVDFFGSFFMANTTDTELAAINGDAAVTCEIKHDDKLTEEDGVYIQAAILFTSCSGQRRLRVLNLSLNCGSNMAEVFRTCELDTVVNFIAKQSISRLMDSNPKAVKDQLISNCANILACYRKNCTTSSSMGQLILPECLKLLPLYTNCLIKSDALSGGTDVGCDDRAYLMNAVSSMDVASTVVYFYPRLFAIHDVSPSETGLPNQTRCSIEKIRDDGVYLLENGLFLFMYIGLSVDPVWIQEVFGVSLPQQINLDQSELEERNNPLSKRVKDIVETIQSQRSRHMRLVVVRQREKLDILFRHYLCEDRSGNDNCFSYVDFLCHMHKEIRALLG, from the exons ATGATGCCCCCACAACCCAATGGACCGCCCCAATATCCTCAAGGGCCACCCAACACTATGGCTCGTCCACCGGGGCCCCCCACGAATCTGGGTCCGCTCCGAATGAATGCTGGACCCATGGGACCACCTCAGATGAGTAAGATGGGTCCACCCGCGCGTCCGGCTCTCCCGCCCATGTCCAATGGTCAGATGGGACCTGCGCCCCCTGGACCTCCCATGATGAACCGTCCGGGTTTGCCACCCGCCTCAGCGCCCGCCGGAGGGCCGAATTTGGGTGGAGGTCCTGCCCCCTATCGCCCGGCGGGACCGCCCGGATCTCAGGCCGGACCACCACCCTCATCCATGGGTGGACCCATGCCAGCCCGACCCGGTGTCCCCCCTGGTCAAATGGGTCCGCCATCTCGTCCGGGTATGCCCGTTATGCCCAATGGTGCTCAGTTTGGCCCACCTCGACACGGTTCCGGTCCGCCCCACCCAGCCTCTCAACCGGGTCCCATGGGTGCCGCCCCCGGTGGTCCGCCTCGACCCCAAATGAGCGGCGGCCAATTTGGCCCTCCGCCCCCGAATGGAATGGGACCGCCCGCCGGCCCACCCGGCATGTCTGGCCCACCTCGACCCGGCGGGTATCCACCCCATCCATCTGGACCCGCTTCGGGCTATCCAGCCGCTTCACCTGCTCCCGGCCCGGGTTATCCCCCGGCCCCCCAGGGGCCACCTGGCATGGGCGGATACCCGCCTGCGCCCGCAAATGGAGGTTATCCGCCTCAACCTCCGGGACCAGGCCAAGCACCGGGCCCTGGTATGAATCAAATGAATCCTCAATACCCTGGGGCTCAGAGTCCGCGCCGCGCGTTGGATCCGGATCAGATGCCGTCGCCCATTCACGTAATGGAGGAAGaccaaaataacaataaagGCTATTTCGAAACCCGTGAGAAAGGTCAAACGCCGCCCCTCGTCACAACCGACTTCATTTGTCGCGATTTCGGCAACGCCAGTCCCCGCTTCATTCGGTCGACCATGTACAACGTGCCTGCCACCACGGACATGATGAAACAAACCGGCGTCCCATTCGGTTTGGTCATTGCCCCTTTCGCCCCCGTGCAAGAGGGTGAAATTGAGCCTCCCGTGTCCGACTTTGGTCCCACGGGCCCAGTCCGGTGCCACCGTTGCAAGGCCTATATGTGCCCCTTCATGCAATTCATCGACGGAGGACGACGATTTCAATGCGTCTTTTGCAAG GCCACCACTGAAGTACCCCAAGAATATTTCCAACACCTGGATCACAATGGACAGAGGCTGGATCACTACCAGAGACCCGAACTGTGCTTGGGTGCCTACGAATGTTTAGCCACCACGGACTATTGCCGAGATTCCAAGGAGCCCAACGTCCCCGGAATCATCTTCGCCATTGACGTGTCCTATCCCATGATGAAAGAGGGCGTGGTTCAACTCATTTGCCGGAATATGAAGCGCATGTTGCACAACCTTCCGAGTGATACGAATTGTGATAAG CAGGAGCGACCGCGTGTGGGCTTTATGACGTATGATTCGAAGATCCATTTCTACAATATCAACAAAGGACTCTCCCAACCCCAGCAGCTCAATGTGGGTGACGTCGAAGACATGTTTGTCCCATTGGTCGAGGGTTTCATGGTCAAATGGGAGGATTCGGAGCAAGTGATCGATTCACTCATGGAGCAGATCCCACTCATGTATGGCGAGACTCGGGAAACCGAAACGGTCCTCGGACCTGTCATTCAAGCCGGCAAAGAGGCTTTCAAG GCTGCCAATGCCGCCGGAAAGTTGATCATATTCCATCACAACTTGCCTGTGGCTGAGGCACCAGGAAAATTGAAGAATCGCGATGATCGAAAGTTACTTGCAACCGAGAAAGAGAAAACCGTTCTCACTCCACAAACCAAGTTCTACAACGAAGTGGGACAAGAATGCGTGGCCGTGGGATGCTCTGTGGACTTGTTCCTGTTCAACAATGCCTACATCGATGTCGCCACTCTCAGCCAG GTGTCTCGAATGACGGGAGGTCAAGTATTCAAGTACACCTATTTCTTACCCGAAATCGACGGCGAACGCTTTCTTCGGGATCTGGAATATAACCTTAAAAGACCGATCGCCTTCGATGCTATCATGAGAGTTCGGACCTCGACGGGAGTGAGGCCAGTCGATTTCTTTGGGAGTTTCTTCATGGCCAACACCACAGATACTGAATTGGCCGCCATCAATGGTGATGCTGCCGTGACATGTGAAATCAAACACGACGACAAACTCACAGAAGAAGATGGAGTCTACATTCAAGCAGCCATTCTTTTTACTTCGTGTTCGGGCCAACGTAGACTTCGAGTCTTGAATCTGTCCTTGAACTGCGGTAGCAACATGGCTGAAGTGTTTCGAACAT gtGAACTAGACACGGTGGTCAATTTCATTGCCAAGCAATCTATCAGTCGACTAATGGATTCCAATCCTAAAGCCGTCAAGGATCAGCTCATCTCGAATTGTGCCAATATCTTGGCTTGCTACCGAAAGAACTGTACGACTTCTTCGTCAATGGGTCAACTCATCCTGCCTGAATGCCTGAAACTGCTTCCATTGTATACAAACTGTCTCATTAAATCGGATGCCTTGAGTGGTGGGACAGACGTTGG ATGTGATGACCGAGCTTATTTGATGAACGCTGTATCAAGCATGGATGTGGCCTCAACTGTGGTTTATTTTTATCCAAGGCTCTTCGCCATTCACGACGTGAGCCCAAGTGAAACTGGGTTGCCCAATCAAACCCGATGCTCGATAGAGAAAATCCGAGACGATGGTGTCTATCTCCTCGAAAATGGGCTGTTCCTTTTTATGTATATTGGGCTGTCCGTAGATCCCGTCTGG ATACAAGAGGTCTTTGGCGTATCTCTGCCTCAGCAAATCAATTTAGATCAAAGTGAACTCGAGGAAAGGAACAACCCTCTTTCGAAACGAGTGAAAGATATCGTGGAGACCATCCAATCCCAGCGATCCCGACATATGCGATTGGTGGTGGTTCGTCAGCGTGAGAAGTTGGACATCCTGTTCCGCCATTATCTCTGCGAGGATCGGAGTGGCAATGATAACTGCTTCAGCTACGTGGACTTCTTGTGCCACATGCACAAGGAGATCCGTGCCCTCCTTGGCTAA
- the LOC131886278 gene encoding protein transport protein Sec24C-like isoform X2, with the protein MMPPQPNGPPQYPQGPPNTMARPPGPPTNLGPLRMNAGPMGPPQMSKMGPPARPALPPMSNGQMGPAPPGPPMMNRPGLPPASAPAGGPNLGGGPAPYRPAGPPGSQAGPPPSSMGGPMPARPGVPPGQMGPPSRPGMPVMPNGAQFGPPRHGSGPPHPASQPGPMGAAPGGPPRPQMSGGQFGPPPPNGMGPPAGPPGMSGPPRPGGYPPHPSGPASGYPAASPAPGPGYPPAPQGPPGMGGYPPAPANGGYPPQPPGPGQAPGPGMNQMNPQYPGAQSPRRALDPDQMPSPIHVMEEDQNNNKGYFETREKGQTPPLVTTDFICRDFGNASPRFIRSTMYNVPATTDMMKQTGVPFGLVIAPFAPVQEGEIEPPVSDFGPTGPVRCHRCKAYMCPFMQFIDGGRRFQCVFCKATTEVPQEYFQHLDHNGQRLDHYQRPELCLGAYECLATTDYCRDSKEPNVPGIIFAIDVSYPMMKEGVVQLICRNMKRMLHNLPSDTNCDKERPRVGFMTYDSKIHFYNINKGLSQPQQLNVGDVEDMFVPLVEGFMVKWEDSEQVIDSLMEQIPLMYGETRETETVLGPVIQAGKEAFKAANAAGKLIIFHHNLPVAEAPGKLKNRDDRKLLATEKEKTVLTPQTKFYNEVGQECVAVGCSVDLFLFNNAYIDVATLSQVSRMTGGQVFKYTYFLPEIDGERFLRDLEYNLKRPIAFDAIMRVRTSTGVRPVDFFGSFFMANTTDTELAAINGDAAVTCEIKHDDKLTEEDGVYIQAAILFTSCSGQRRLRVLNLSLNCGSNMAEVFRTCELDTVVNFIAKQSISRLMDSNPKAVKDQLISNCANILACYRKNCTTSSSMGQLILPECLKLLPLYTNCLIKSDALSGGTDVGCDDRAYLMNAVSSMDVASTVVYFYPRLFAIHDVSPSETGLPNQTRCSIEKIRDDGVYLLENGLFLFMYIGLSVDPVWIQEVFGVSLPQQINLDQSELEERNNPLSKRVKDIVETIQSQRSRHMRLVVVRQREKLDILFRHYLCEDRSGNDNCFSYVDFLCHMHKEIRALLG; encoded by the exons ATGATGCCCCCACAACCCAATGGACCGCCCCAATATCCTCAAGGGCCACCCAACACTATGGCTCGTCCACCGGGGCCCCCCACGAATCTGGGTCCGCTCCGAATGAATGCTGGACCCATGGGACCACCTCAGATGAGTAAGATGGGTCCACCCGCGCGTCCGGCTCTCCCGCCCATGTCCAATGGTCAGATGGGACCTGCGCCCCCTGGACCTCCCATGATGAACCGTCCGGGTTTGCCACCCGCCTCAGCGCCCGCCGGAGGGCCGAATTTGGGTGGAGGTCCTGCCCCCTATCGCCCGGCGGGACCGCCCGGATCTCAGGCCGGACCACCACCCTCATCCATGGGTGGACCCATGCCAGCCCGACCCGGTGTCCCCCCTGGTCAAATGGGTCCGCCATCTCGTCCGGGTATGCCCGTTATGCCCAATGGTGCTCAGTTTGGCCCACCTCGACACGGTTCCGGTCCGCCCCACCCAGCCTCTCAACCGGGTCCCATGGGTGCCGCCCCCGGTGGTCCGCCTCGACCCCAAATGAGCGGCGGCCAATTTGGCCCTCCGCCCCCGAATGGAATGGGACCGCCCGCCGGCCCACCCGGCATGTCTGGCCCACCTCGACCCGGCGGGTATCCACCCCATCCATCTGGACCCGCTTCGGGCTATCCAGCCGCTTCACCTGCTCCCGGCCCGGGTTATCCCCCGGCCCCCCAGGGGCCACCTGGCATGGGCGGATACCCGCCTGCGCCCGCAAATGGAGGTTATCCGCCTCAACCTCCGGGACCAGGCCAAGCACCGGGCCCTGGTATGAATCAAATGAATCCTCAATACCCTGGGGCTCAGAGTCCGCGCCGCGCGTTGGATCCGGATCAGATGCCGTCGCCCATTCACGTAATGGAGGAAGaccaaaataacaataaagGCTATTTCGAAACCCGTGAGAAAGGTCAAACGCCGCCCCTCGTCACAACCGACTTCATTTGTCGCGATTTCGGCAACGCCAGTCCCCGCTTCATTCGGTCGACCATGTACAACGTGCCTGCCACCACGGACATGATGAAACAAACCGGCGTCCCATTCGGTTTGGTCATTGCCCCTTTCGCCCCCGTGCAAGAGGGTGAAATTGAGCCTCCCGTGTCCGACTTTGGTCCCACGGGCCCAGTCCGGTGCCACCGTTGCAAGGCCTATATGTGCCCCTTCATGCAATTCATCGACGGAGGACGACGATTTCAATGCGTCTTTTGCAAG GCCACCACTGAAGTACCCCAAGAATATTTCCAACACCTGGATCACAATGGACAGAGGCTGGATCACTACCAGAGACCCGAACTGTGCTTGGGTGCCTACGAATGTTTAGCCACCACGGACTATTGCCGAGATTCCAAGGAGCCCAACGTCCCCGGAATCATCTTCGCCATTGACGTGTCCTATCCCATGATGAAAGAGGGCGTGGTTCAACTCATTTGCCGGAATATGAAGCGCATGTTGCACAACCTTCCGAGTGATACGAATTGTGATAAG GAGCGACCGCGTGTGGGCTTTATGACGTATGATTCGAAGATCCATTTCTACAATATCAACAAAGGACTCTCCCAACCCCAGCAGCTCAATGTGGGTGACGTCGAAGACATGTTTGTCCCATTGGTCGAGGGTTTCATGGTCAAATGGGAGGATTCGGAGCAAGTGATCGATTCACTCATGGAGCAGATCCCACTCATGTATGGCGAGACTCGGGAAACCGAAACGGTCCTCGGACCTGTCATTCAAGCCGGCAAAGAGGCTTTCAAG GCTGCCAATGCCGCCGGAAAGTTGATCATATTCCATCACAACTTGCCTGTGGCTGAGGCACCAGGAAAATTGAAGAATCGCGATGATCGAAAGTTACTTGCAACCGAGAAAGAGAAAACCGTTCTCACTCCACAAACCAAGTTCTACAACGAAGTGGGACAAGAATGCGTGGCCGTGGGATGCTCTGTGGACTTGTTCCTGTTCAACAATGCCTACATCGATGTCGCCACTCTCAGCCAG GTGTCTCGAATGACGGGAGGTCAAGTATTCAAGTACACCTATTTCTTACCCGAAATCGACGGCGAACGCTTTCTTCGGGATCTGGAATATAACCTTAAAAGACCGATCGCCTTCGATGCTATCATGAGAGTTCGGACCTCGACGGGAGTGAGGCCAGTCGATTTCTTTGGGAGTTTCTTCATGGCCAACACCACAGATACTGAATTGGCCGCCATCAATGGTGATGCTGCCGTGACATGTGAAATCAAACACGACGACAAACTCACAGAAGAAGATGGAGTCTACATTCAAGCAGCCATTCTTTTTACTTCGTGTTCGGGCCAACGTAGACTTCGAGTCTTGAATCTGTCCTTGAACTGCGGTAGCAACATGGCTGAAGTGTTTCGAACAT gtGAACTAGACACGGTGGTCAATTTCATTGCCAAGCAATCTATCAGTCGACTAATGGATTCCAATCCTAAAGCCGTCAAGGATCAGCTCATCTCGAATTGTGCCAATATCTTGGCTTGCTACCGAAAGAACTGTACGACTTCTTCGTCAATGGGTCAACTCATCCTGCCTGAATGCCTGAAACTGCTTCCATTGTATACAAACTGTCTCATTAAATCGGATGCCTTGAGTGGTGGGACAGACGTTGG ATGTGATGACCGAGCTTATTTGATGAACGCTGTATCAAGCATGGATGTGGCCTCAACTGTGGTTTATTTTTATCCAAGGCTCTTCGCCATTCACGACGTGAGCCCAAGTGAAACTGGGTTGCCCAATCAAACCCGATGCTCGATAGAGAAAATCCGAGACGATGGTGTCTATCTCCTCGAAAATGGGCTGTTCCTTTTTATGTATATTGGGCTGTCCGTAGATCCCGTCTGG ATACAAGAGGTCTTTGGCGTATCTCTGCCTCAGCAAATCAATTTAGATCAAAGTGAACTCGAGGAAAGGAACAACCCTCTTTCGAAACGAGTGAAAGATATCGTGGAGACCATCCAATCCCAGCGATCCCGACATATGCGATTGGTGGTGGTTCGTCAGCGTGAGAAGTTGGACATCCTGTTCCGCCATTATCTCTGCGAGGATCGGAGTGGCAATGATAACTGCTTCAGCTACGTGGACTTCTTGTGCCACATGCACAAGGAGATCCGTGCCCTCCTTGGCTAA
- the LOC131886280 gene encoding thimet oligopeptidase-like isoform X1, translating into MWHPAHHPLRRLIQINRLWPNRGLATGPVSSVRVTFEKTPESLKVDNSVLLRAPHFSPQTPLASIPCNSLFHRSSSSHLTIQSRSLSSTRSLSTKMQPEGLLYDWNLSDLTPDEVAQRAQKIIEDVTRVYDKVGALKPEDISFDSCIKPLIDIECVQSTEENPIDFIQHSVPNKALRDASLEASKKLQQLSVEMSMRKDVFENICLFKEKVGFEGLTHEQTRFVDKEIIDGKRNGLHLDDAQREEIKSLKNKISDLGTDFRSNLNEDTSFVELTEAELSGVPEDLVKTLEKTENGKLKVTMQYPHFFPVTRQCHVPETRRRVEQVYLSRCLEANTKILEQLISLRHELAQKLGYKNHAAYVQELRMAKTPETVKKFNADLSKKLQPIWKKELEELLKLKEADAKKYGYEFNGKLDFWDARYLMTQIEEQRYSVDQEKLKEYFPLEKVTHGLLAIYQQLLGLKFSECSGVKLWHPDVTLFKVQDAESLDILGYFFLDLHPRDGKYGHAAVFSLQPSCIDPNGKRQPGVCAMMANFSKSTADKPSLLNHGEVVTYFHEFGHLMHGLCSQTSTTRFQGLHVERDFVEAPSQMLENWCWHEEPLQMMSGHYKDGSAIPKELLSKLIDSRLANAGGFNLRQIILSTSDQRFHTGGQVDTTKTFADTYKEIMGIDVMSGTNMPASWGHMVGYDAQYYGYLWSEVFSVDMFQTRFVAEGLMNPTVGKDYRTKILEQGGSKDAADLLKEFLGREPNEEAFLRSKGLGK; encoded by the exons ATGTGGCACCCTGCTCATCATCCCCTTCGAAGGTTGATTCAGATTAACCGGCTTTGGCCGAATCGCGGATTAGCCACGGGTCCTGTTTCAAGTGTAAGGGTGACGTTCGAGAAGACACCTGAGTCACTGAAAGTAGACAACTCCGTCCTCTTAAG AGCTCCACATTTTTCACCCCAAACGCCTCTCGCATCGATCCCCTGCAATTCACTCTTCCACCGGTCTTCCTCCTCTCACTTAACTATTCAATCCCGATCTCTGAGTTCCACGCGTTCCTTATCCACCAAGATGCAGCCCGAAGGACTTTTGTATGATTGGAACCTGAGCGACCTCACTCCGGATGAAGTGGCTCAGCGCGCCCAGAAGATCATTGAAGATGTCACTCGGGTTTATGACAAAGTCGGTGCCCTCAAACCCGAAGACATTTCCTTCGACAGTTGCATTAAG cCCTTAATCGATATTGAGTGCGTCCAATCGACGGAGGAAAATCCCATCGATTTCATCCAACACTCTGTGCCCAATAAGGCTTTGCGCGATGCCTCGTTGGAGGCCTCCAAGAAACTGCAACAACTCTCCGTTGAAATGTCCATGAGGAAGGACGTCTTTGAGAACATTTGTCTCTTCAAAGAGAAAGTGGGATTCGAAGGTCTCACGCATGAGCAAACACGCTTTGTGGATAAAGAGATCATTGATGGAAAGCGTAATG GTCTTCATCTGGACGATGCTCAACGCGAAGAGATCAAGTCCTTAAAGAACAAGATATCCGATTTAGGGACCGACTTTAGATCCAATTTGAACGAGGACACCAGTTTTGTCGAGCTCACTGAGGCCGAATTGTCCGGTGTCCCCGAGGACCTCGTCAAGACTCTTGAAAAG ACTGAAAATGGGAAACTCAAGGTGACCATGCAATACCCGCACTTTTTCCCCGTGACCCGGCAATGCCACGTACCGGAAACTCGTCGACGGGTGGAGCAAGTCTACCTATCCCGGTGCCTCGAGGCCAACACCAAGATCCTAGAGCAGCTCATATCCCTTCGACATGAATTGGCGCAGAAACTGGGATATAAAAACCACGCTGCCTACGTTCAAGAG TTGAGGATGGCCAAAACACCGGAGACTGTGAAGAAGTTCAACGCCGATTTGTCCAAGAAGCTCCAACCGAtttggaaaaaggaactgGAAGAGCTGCTCAAACTCAAAGAAGCAGAC GCTAAGAAGTACGGCTATGAGTTCAACGGGAAGTTGGACTTTTGGGACGCACGATATCTCATGACCCAAATTGAGGAGCAACGTTACTCTGTCGATCAAGAGAAGCTGAAGGAATACTTTCCTCTGGAGAAAGTCACCCATGGGCTCTTGGCTATCTATCAACAACTCTTGGGACTGAAGTTTTCAGAGTGTTCGGGAGTCAAATTGTGGCATCCAGATGTTACGCTG TTCAAAGTGCAAGATGCTGAGAGTCTCGACATTCTGGGATATTTCTTCCTCGATCTTCACCCGAGAGATGGAAAGTATGGACATGCAGCAGTGTTCAGTCTCCAACCTTCCTGCATTGACCCTAATGGCAAACGGCAG CCCGGTGTGTGTGCCAtgatggccaatttctccaaatccACCGCAGACAAGCCCTCTCTATTAAATCACGGAGAAGTCGTCACCTACTTCCACGAATTTGGTCACTTGATGCATGGCTTGTGCTCCCAAACCAGCACCACTCGATTCCAAGGTTTGCACGTGGAACGCGACTTTGTCGAAGCGCCTTCGCAAATGCTGGAGAATTGGTGTTGGCACGAGGAGCCACTTCAGATGATGTCGGGCCATTACAAA GACGGGTCTGCCATCCCTAAAGAGCTCTTGTCGAAACTCATTGACTCTCGATTAGCCAACGCCGGTGGGTTCAACTTGAGGCAAATCATCTTAAGCACATCTGATCAACGATTCCATACCGGTGGACAAGTGGACACCACGAAAACTTTTGCAGACACCTATAAGGAAATCATGGGGATTGATGTCATGTCTGGTACAAATATGCCGGCTTCTTGGGGTCATATGGTCGGCTACGATGCGCAATATTATGGTTACTTG TGGTCTGAGGTCTTCAGTGTGGACATGTTCCAGACTCGGTTTGTTGCCGAGGGACTGATGAACCCAACCGTGGGAAAGGATTATCGTAccaaaattttggaacaaggtgGCTCCAAGGATGCTGCGGACTTGCTGAAAGAGTTCTTAGGACGGGAACCCAACGAAGAGGCCTTCCTCAGATCCAAAGGTTTGGGAAAATAa
- the LOC131886280 gene encoding thimet oligopeptidase-like isoform X2, whose amino-acid sequence MQPEGLLYDWNLSDLTPDEVAQRAQKIIEDVTRVYDKVGALKPEDISFDSCIKPLIDIECVQSTEENPIDFIQHSVPNKALRDASLEASKKLQQLSVEMSMRKDVFENICLFKEKVGFEGLTHEQTRFVDKEIIDGKRNGLHLDDAQREEIKSLKNKISDLGTDFRSNLNEDTSFVELTEAELSGVPEDLVKTLEKTENGKLKVTMQYPHFFPVTRQCHVPETRRRVEQVYLSRCLEANTKILEQLISLRHELAQKLGYKNHAAYVQELRMAKTPETVKKFNADLSKKLQPIWKKELEELLKLKEADAKKYGYEFNGKLDFWDARYLMTQIEEQRYSVDQEKLKEYFPLEKVTHGLLAIYQQLLGLKFSECSGVKLWHPDVTLFKVQDAESLDILGYFFLDLHPRDGKYGHAAVFSLQPSCIDPNGKRQPGVCAMMANFSKSTADKPSLLNHGEVVTYFHEFGHLMHGLCSQTSTTRFQGLHVERDFVEAPSQMLENWCWHEEPLQMMSGHYKDGSAIPKELLSKLIDSRLANAGGFNLRQIILSTSDQRFHTGGQVDTTKTFADTYKEIMGIDVMSGTNMPASWGHMVGYDAQYYGYLWSEVFSVDMFQTRFVAEGLMNPTVGKDYRTKILEQGGSKDAADLLKEFLGREPNEEAFLRSKGLGK is encoded by the exons ATGCAGCCCGAAGGACTTTTGTATGATTGGAACCTGAGCGACCTCACTCCGGATGAAGTGGCTCAGCGCGCCCAGAAGATCATTGAAGATGTCACTCGGGTTTATGACAAAGTCGGTGCCCTCAAACCCGAAGACATTTCCTTCGACAGTTGCATTAAG cCCTTAATCGATATTGAGTGCGTCCAATCGACGGAGGAAAATCCCATCGATTTCATCCAACACTCTGTGCCCAATAAGGCTTTGCGCGATGCCTCGTTGGAGGCCTCCAAGAAACTGCAACAACTCTCCGTTGAAATGTCCATGAGGAAGGACGTCTTTGAGAACATTTGTCTCTTCAAAGAGAAAGTGGGATTCGAAGGTCTCACGCATGAGCAAACACGCTTTGTGGATAAAGAGATCATTGATGGAAAGCGTAATG GTCTTCATCTGGACGATGCTCAACGCGAAGAGATCAAGTCCTTAAAGAACAAGATATCCGATTTAGGGACCGACTTTAGATCCAATTTGAACGAGGACACCAGTTTTGTCGAGCTCACTGAGGCCGAATTGTCCGGTGTCCCCGAGGACCTCGTCAAGACTCTTGAAAAG ACTGAAAATGGGAAACTCAAGGTGACCATGCAATACCCGCACTTTTTCCCCGTGACCCGGCAATGCCACGTACCGGAAACTCGTCGACGGGTGGAGCAAGTCTACCTATCCCGGTGCCTCGAGGCCAACACCAAGATCCTAGAGCAGCTCATATCCCTTCGACATGAATTGGCGCAGAAACTGGGATATAAAAACCACGCTGCCTACGTTCAAGAG TTGAGGATGGCCAAAACACCGGAGACTGTGAAGAAGTTCAACGCCGATTTGTCCAAGAAGCTCCAACCGAtttggaaaaaggaactgGAAGAGCTGCTCAAACTCAAAGAAGCAGAC GCTAAGAAGTACGGCTATGAGTTCAACGGGAAGTTGGACTTTTGGGACGCACGATATCTCATGACCCAAATTGAGGAGCAACGTTACTCTGTCGATCAAGAGAAGCTGAAGGAATACTTTCCTCTGGAGAAAGTCACCCATGGGCTCTTGGCTATCTATCAACAACTCTTGGGACTGAAGTTTTCAGAGTGTTCGGGAGTCAAATTGTGGCATCCAGATGTTACGCTG TTCAAAGTGCAAGATGCTGAGAGTCTCGACATTCTGGGATATTTCTTCCTCGATCTTCACCCGAGAGATGGAAAGTATGGACATGCAGCAGTGTTCAGTCTCCAACCTTCCTGCATTGACCCTAATGGCAAACGGCAG CCCGGTGTGTGTGCCAtgatggccaatttctccaaatccACCGCAGACAAGCCCTCTCTATTAAATCACGGAGAAGTCGTCACCTACTTCCACGAATTTGGTCACTTGATGCATGGCTTGTGCTCCCAAACCAGCACCACTCGATTCCAAGGTTTGCACGTGGAACGCGACTTTGTCGAAGCGCCTTCGCAAATGCTGGAGAATTGGTGTTGGCACGAGGAGCCACTTCAGATGATGTCGGGCCATTACAAA GACGGGTCTGCCATCCCTAAAGAGCTCTTGTCGAAACTCATTGACTCTCGATTAGCCAACGCCGGTGGGTTCAACTTGAGGCAAATCATCTTAAGCACATCTGATCAACGATTCCATACCGGTGGACAAGTGGACACCACGAAAACTTTTGCAGACACCTATAAGGAAATCATGGGGATTGATGTCATGTCTGGTACAAATATGCCGGCTTCTTGGGGTCATATGGTCGGCTACGATGCGCAATATTATGGTTACTTG TGGTCTGAGGTCTTCAGTGTGGACATGTTCCAGACTCGGTTTGTTGCCGAGGGACTGATGAACCCAACCGTGGGAAAGGATTATCGTAccaaaattttggaacaaggtgGCTCCAAGGATGCTGCGGACTTGCTGAAAGAGTTCTTAGGACGGGAACCCAACGAAGAGGCCTTCCTCAGATCCAAAGGTTTGGGAAAATAa